One genomic region from Yarrowia lipolytica chromosome 1C, complete sequence encodes:
- a CDS encoding uncharacterized protein (Compare to YALI0C01067g, no similarity), which translates to MLKLHKPHTSAGWQLVRSTSTVTIMALKKSVSAAKSPTHSIEKKVAQESVSISLKTGFTYSFKYADCVTEIISIPRQDDEADDDDCLRPDINQIVKQGLTSSESPVAPRARSYSYFTNLNETYIYLKIETDKNIFYQVPIPQVASAEEVTEDFYETEKWWFQLVSEMYPDGYDKDGRPADHRLNPKTREYKYNFTLLDSFGSETDVDRDVFDSYFPECKRMVCYRNEHRLKIWGSYEAVRDLAWYLSGNEPVGEGLDSLGDLILISEEYKGLYLKHWCIRRILSTQWSDISLQSAAGLYERLSETDCEEMKQLKPLLFRLIQQKMMSLDRTKWSPPQILAAEVGPEWTCLPGSGLTTL; encoded by the coding sequence ATGCTAAAGCTCCATAAACCTCACACTAGTGCTGGGTGGCAACTTGTCCGCAGTACCAGCACCGTAACCATCATGGCACTCAAGAAATCTGTTTCAGCAGCAAAGTCGCCTACTCACTCAATTGAAAAGAAAGTCGCTCAGGAATccgtctccatctctctcaAGACTGGGTTCACTTACTCATTCAAGTATGCAGACTGTGTCACCGAGATCATTTCAATCCCCCGTCAGGATGATGAGGCAGACGACGATGACTGTCTAAGGCCGGATATCAACCAAATTGTGAAGCAAGGGCTCACTTCTTCCGAGTCTCCCGTTGCTCCCAGGGCTCGCTCCTACTCCTACTTTACCAACCTGAATGAAACATATATCTACCTCAAGATAGAGACCGACAAGAACATCTTCTACCAAGTCCCGATTCCACAAGTGGCGTCTGCGGAGGAGGTGACAGAAGACTTCTACGAGACGGAAAAGTGGTGGTTTCAACTCGTTTCCGAAATGTATCCCGACGGCTACGACAAAGACGGAAGACCAGCAGATCACAGGCTCAACCCCAAGACCcgcgagtacaagtacaacttCACGTTGCTCGACAGTTTCGGCTCGGAGACGGATGTGGACAGAGACGTATTTGACAGCTACTTTCCCGAGTGCAAGCGAATGGTATGCTATCGTAATGAGCACAGGCTCAAGATATGGGGGTCTTACGAGGCTGTTCGAGATCTGGCGTGGTATCTCAGTGGAAACGAGCCTGTCGGCGAAGGCTTGGACTCCCTAGGAGACTTGATTCTCATTTCAGAGGAATACAAGGGTCTGTATTTGAAGCACTGGTGTATCAGGAGGATCCTGTCTACGCAATGGAGTGATATTTCTCTGCAGAGTGCAGCAGGGCTCTATGAGAGACTATCGGAGACTGATTGTGAGGAGATGAAACAACTCAAGCCTCTGTTGTTTAGACTGATCCAGCAAAAGATGATGTCTCTAGACAGGACCAAATGGAGCCCTCCTCAGATTCTCGCAGCAGAAGTAGGTCCTGAGTGGACTTGTCTTCCAGGTTCAGGTTTAACCACATTGTAA